The region TTCTCATTCCAGGGCAGAAGTCAGAGGGAACACCCATGAGGGGTTGGCCTTGGAACTGAACTCATGACCAGATCTGGGACACTAATAGATGTGGCCTGCCTTCTCTGAACTTGGTTCCCCAACCATCCTACATACTCCTCCTCTCAGCCATGTCTTCCAAGTGATGTAAAGACTGTGTTGGGAAAGTACAGCAGTTCACAGCCTATCCAAGGAGTGTTTGGTAGTAGAAAGCATGCAATGGGTAAATGTGCTTatgggaaataatatttatacaaTGTTAAAAGGGAGATGACTTCTTATATACCACAGTGGGTGATTaggcagagacccagagagcaGAAAAGAATGTGATTGTTCCAGAGTTAAGATGAAACTGTTGACCATTTATCACAGATATATTGACCCATAGATGAGGCACCCTCAGGTTTTCCCTTGCAAGTGTGGGAGACCCTGAGTTTCCAGGCCCACCCACATCTTCTGCCTGTAACCTTGGAGTCAGAGGAAACCCGTGCTTGGCCAACGTCTGCCATTCCCTCACTGCCCGTTATGGAGCAAGTCATTTCCCTCTGAGTCTCCTCATTTGTCAAACTGtttaatataagaataatatatGCATTGTCAGTTTTCTGAAAATGAGATAAAAGTGCCCACCACATTATCTGACACAGGAGTCGGTCcatagaaatattaatttaatactAATTGTCATACTCCATAAAGACTTCTGCTTTCACATGTGAAAATGAAAGCTTAGACAGAAGTTTGTCATTTAAAGGTGACCTATTTAAAGTTCACTCCCTGTTGCAGATCACTAGGCGCTTGCCTAACTTCTTCATGGCTGCCTGCATGTCCTGGTTCCTCAGGGTGTAGATCATGGGGTTGAGCATGGGGGTCAGGACTGTGTAGCTGATGGACACAGCCTTGTCCatggggaagggggtgaagggCCGGGAGTAGATGTAGATACAGGGAATGAAGATCATAGACACCACGATGATGTGGGTGGTGCAGGTGGAAGCTGCCTTCCTCCTGGCCTGCCCTGAGTGCGACCTCAGCATCAGCAGGATGACTGTGTAAGAGACCAGAAGGAGCAGGAACCAGATAAGAACCAGCATTCCACTGTTGGAGATCATGAGGAACTCTAGGAGGGAGGTGTCAGTGCAGGCAAGTCTCAGCACTTGCGGAACATCACAGAAGAAGTTATCCAGGACATTGGGCCCACAAAAGGGCAATGGGAGCATCAGAGCCAGCTGCACAATGGAGTGGACAAAGCCCCCTGCCCAGGCAGCCACCACGAGCCCCACACACAATCTAGTATTCATGATGGTGACATAGTGAAGGGGCCGGGAAATGGCTATGTAGCGATCATAAGCCATCACCGAGAGAAAGAAGACTGTTCCACCTCCTAAGAGATGGAAGAAGAAGATCTGGGCCATGCAGCCCTGGTAGGAGATGGTCTTAGTCTCATGAAAGAAGTCCACAAgcatctttggagaagtgactgTGGAATAACAAAGGTCTATGACAGCCAGATTTCGAAGCAgaaagtacatgggggtgtggagCCGGGAGTCAAAGGTCACTGTGACCATGATGAGGAGGTTTCCCACGACAGTGGTGACATAGACAAACAGAAACACCAGGAATAGGAGTTTCTGGAGCTCCTGTGTCTGTGAGAACCCTAAGAGGACAAACTCTGACACCCATGTGTTGTTCTGTGTTTCCATGGGATCTCTCCCATGTACCTAGAGAGAAACCTGCAAAACAAACATTATGAAAATTCCATCATTTTCCTGTGGAGTTTCAGGATGGAGTTGATCAAAGTTATTATTCTGTGCCATTCCAAGATGAAACTTAGGAGAGCCTTCCATGGAGATAAACACATTTTCCAGGCTCTTGCAGACTTACCTCGCTAACCACACCAAACATTGTATTATGGGCATTTATGGGTCTTTTTATTCTCCAACCAcactgtccttgtccatgggtttCATATCTGATTCATACCCGCTGTGCCCAGTGTGTGCCTAGTGAACCCAGAGCAACACAAATACAGTTGGACCATCAGTGAAGAATAAACATGTCAGCCAGCACCTGTGACCACAAATATTATCAACCTAGGTGCAAAAGCCTTGAGTATGGCAAGTAGAGACTAACCattgttaaataaacaaatagatgcTTCCTCATGGCAGAGGTTTGAGGAAGAGAGGCATGCACTAGAGGAAGTTGTCACGGACAAATTCAGAGACAAACGTG is a window of Phyllostomus discolor isolate MPI-MPIP mPhyDis1 chromosome 8, mPhyDis1.pri.v3, whole genome shotgun sequence DNA encoding:
- the LOC114503940 gene encoding olfactory receptor 4D1, with translation METQNNTWVSEFVLLGFSQTQELQKLLFLVFLFVYVTTVVGNLLIMVTVTFDSRLHTPMYFLLRNLAVIDLCYSTVTSPKMLVDFFHETKTISYQGCMAQIFFFHLLGGGTVFFLSVMAYDRYIAISRPLHYVTIMNTRLCVGLVVAAWAGGFVHSIVQLALMLPLPFCGPNVLDNFFCDVPQVLRLACTDTSLLEFLMISNSGMLVLIWFLLLLVSYTVILLMLRSHSGQARRKAASTCTTHIIVVSMIFIPCIYIYSRPFTPFPMDKAVSISYTVLTPMLNPMIYTLRNQDMQAAMKKLGKRLVICNRE